The genome window CGGATTGATGAACGGGTCGGCCTTCCCGAACCCATTGATCAAGAATTGGGACAATGGAAACCTGAGGGTCTCCAGCTGGTAAAATTCTCTTGAACAAAGTGTTTGGGGAGGGGGAAACTGAGGTCTTTGTTGAAAATGAGAAAAACCCAGATGCCTCATTCCAATTATAGTGTGATTTCTTGCAGAAATTCAACAAGTTTTTGAAGGAATTAATCATTTGTGCAGGCAGAGGAATGATTTTGCAGTATGTTCTTTCTTGTTGTGGAGGGAGATTTTACAAAGGTTTATGATGATCTGGGCCGGGCTATGACTTATGAGCCTAAAAAGGCTTCTATTTGATTGTGGGCTTGCTTTCGAAATCACATTTGGTACTGAGGTTTCATTTGTATGGTCTGACCCAAGGTATGCGGATTTAGGCCCTTTTTGTACCTATGGGTTTTCGTATAGGCGAgttgtaagttttttttttgtttgaggttttAAATCCGACACCTATTATTTACAGTATTTCATTGGAGTTGTAAGTTTAAATCATTTTAAAGTGAAAAAGATATATTGGACAAGTTTTTACTTTAGCCCCTTATAATTTAGCTTCGACACTTTTTGTCCTTTATCCTATTCacgttttaatttttttgagttttcttgtttgattttAGTCCCTCAGTTTTATTATTTACTTATGCGATGCTTTTCATTTAtgcttttcttccttttagAAAAATTTCAGAAAGGCTTGAATAGGAATGAAGAAGCAAGAAGGGAAATGAAAAGTAGAAAAGGAGAATCAAAAGAAATATTATTATCCATGAATAATATCCAATTCTTGATCCTTTTTATTTATATAGTTTCTATTTTTAACATTTTATTAATTGatttcaatttctttctttaGAAATAGAAGGGACCAAATGTGTGAATATTGAAACATGAGAGTAGTAAGTAGAACATGAAAACACAAAATTAAGACTaggataaaaaattttaaaagaaagggACCTGAATTAAATTTGCACATTTGAGAAAGGTTTGAAAACCTGACTTTGTGATCGAAATTTTGATGCCTTTTAAGGAAATATTAATTTACTAACAACAAGATTTGCTCAATTAGCTTGCTGTTGAAAAACAATTTTGACTTCAAATGAAGGAGGAGTTGATGTGAAATCAAACTGGTTATTTCTATGGAGGACTTTTATGATTCTTGGAACTTTTCTCTTATTCAATTCTAATATCAAATCAACAAATTTCATCTTAATTTAAGAAAATGCATATTTATTAAGAAGTGAAGTTTAAGGACCAGCAATTTGAGATGTACTAAGGCCGAGTTTTCTAAATGAATTGTTTTTGGCTCAACTAGACAAGTAATTCTGTTGACAGATAGAGTCCCCATATACTGCAATtcttgatgaaaaagaaaaaaaaaggtggtgCTAGTGGAACATATTTGTCCTACAATCTTGTCATATCTATTCTTGAATTCACTATTCACCTTAGCTGTTCTTGGTAAAAGCAAAAAATATAACGTATATAAACAGATTAAACATATTCAACTTACACTTTTATATCCAATATATAAACTTTCAAAATACATGCTACCTCATTGTGATCATATTACCGGCCGGCCAAGAAAATATGTGCTTATTGCAAACTAAGAAAATAAAGAACCAAACCAGATGGATAAATGCTCTTTACAATACTAAAAGGAGAGGAGATTTTAATTGATGcatctgtaaaaaaaaaaaaaaaaaatgtattcctTCACAAACCATCATATAAATATGATAATACAGTACATCCTTTCACGTATAGACATTTTGAAACCCTTACCCacatgtataaaaaaaaaaaaaaaaattcgggttTTCGGTAACATGTTTGGTGTCATAGTACTCCTATTTTACGTTTTATTACACTCCGTCTTTAAACTATCTAAGCTGCTAAAATAAAACAATTTCATCAACGTGCATTCTTGAATGCCAAGCTGCTTATTTACTATAGTATAAGTACTCTTTGCTTCACTTTCTTGGGGGGAAGGACACATCCAGGGCTTAACAATTTCTTATTTGTAATAGGACTAGACCCTGATGGAGGTGTTGGACCACGCTTTGGTAACGTTGAAGCATATACAGCAGACTTCTGTATTCTTGACCTGCTTTGCCTCCCAGTTTCAACTTCTCCCTCAAATCCCTTGCCACCATGGccttcttctcctcctcctctctgACCAAGCAAACGTCCCTCAGCCTGCAGCATTACTCTAGCTATTAAGGAAAAGAAACAGGATTGGTGATGCTGTGACGATTTCTTGAGCTTGATAAAGAACCCCATTTTGTGGTAATTTAGTTCTAATCGATCGTATATACAGCACCAGCAGGCCTCAAAGAGTAGTATTAGACACTAGTCAATGAGATTTTGCACATAATATGCTGGTGATTAGAGATGAAAAGCACGTACATGTATGCCCAGAACCGGAACCTAAGAGCTGGCTGAGCAGTGTATATCAATTGGTCAACCTCAGCTGGCTACAAATCATACTTTATTGTCAATTTGAAGAAGAGAATAATTCTCTATAAGGCAAAAACTAGCTTCTTGAAAGGTGAATAATCTATATTTTTGACCCAAACTGATAATtcaaagagtaaatcttatatatactgacagctagtgtatatactatcactatttgatttatgacatttgtgaaaaagttgaattttaaattcaaaattttcataattatCGTTCATCCAGCACTGATATCAGTGTAGAAAAGATTGATCCTAATTTAAAAGCCTTGTTTATATAGGCATTGAGGTTTGAAGGCACGGCCAATTGGATTATTTAGTTGAAAGTCTTATGCATGATAATGATTATTTAGTGGTTGTGGGATGTTTTAGTGCCTTAATTCGATGTGCAACTATTTCcatgaaatatttgagagagacctgtgttttttttttttttttttttttttttgctatggCAAGTGCAAATAGAGTACAATGCATGCCAAATTGTACTAATTATTTGTACTTTTCTTGTCGTATTGGATTGTAGGAAATAAATTTCATGGACATTAGTCCTATTACAGGTGTAAAACCCGATTGATTCTTAGTTCTTACTCCCAAGCAAGGCATTGGTACATTAAGGAAGCAACCCCAGGATTGGTGGACAAAGTCAAGAAGAATGGTCTGCAAGATGGCTTTTCCAGAtgcttttagttttgttttcttaagcCCTATGAATAACGTTTATGGACAATAATTAATCTgatttaatcttttctttttctttttctttttggcgaACTAGAGATTGGGAAAGTTAGAATGTGATGTAGACCTGCGCCTAAGATGTGTGTATGTAAGTAGTAATTTAAGAATCTCTTTGAAAACTAACAtacttccattttcttttttctgccaCAATGGATTACTTCTTTTGACCCAGTtcttcaaatgatgaatttgcCTTATCTTTAAGAATTAAGCCTAATAATTCACTTTTTCACACAAAAATTCTAAGCtaaagtgtgtgtgtgtgtgtgtatatatatataattttttttttttttttttttgcatgagtGTCCCATTTGCTGTTGACTTATCTCTAATTATGGCCGAATTgtccccaaaaatattttgcatCAAAATCATACCATGAAGTTCACGCTAAGGGCCCTGTTATAGAGACATTTGAGAAAGAATCTGGTCCTACACATAATCAAATTCAAAGGTAGCATTTTGCATGCTAAACGTTGTCTAGGATAAGATGGATCATAGTTTGAGATTTCAAGAGTTGGAAGTCTTAGATTTCAATTTCTCTTCCTCCTTTTAGTTTTAGTCTTTTAGATCCCACCCCCTTTCctgagtaaaatttaaaaaaaaaaaaaaaggaatgatttcagaaacctctcctgaggtttctaataatttcacttagctcttttaaggttttaaaaattacacctatGTCCCTTGCCCATTTAATATGACAATACTAAtcttaatattttaataaaactccATGGTTGCTATGTTTATACAAAGGatggattttataattttttttctttttccttcttattcattTCTCTAATATTTCATTAGAATTATAGAAGAACTATCAATGTTATCCCTAATATCTATCTAGATCAAACGTTAAACGAgtaattttttttgataactttgaATATCATCCAAGTTTTagtagctcttttttttttgtatcaaaatgaAGAATAATTAAAAACAAATGGCCCAAAATCACTACCAAACTATGGTAGTTCAATCACTAAACTAGTCCATaaacttttatttaaaaaaatagtccataaacttaaaaaaaaaaattagcactTTTTTCTCTATCTTAAAAAGAATCTATATCCCTAATAAAGCACTATAAACAATAGCCTATTATACCAAAAGATTTATTGTCATAGTTGATCATCAATTAACTATTGGCATGAAAAACTTGAGACTCTTTGTCTTTTATAATTAAACCAAATTACTTTACAATTGTTTAGAAGAATAAATTAAACTTTATAAGATAACGGCGTTTTAGGGtattcattaaaattttgacTCTATTTTAAGGTTTGGTTACCAAAgtatcaaatcaagggaggtaaatgtaatttttaaaactttaagaGAACTAAATGAAATAGTCAAAAATCTCAGGggaagtttttgaaattatccccaaaAAAATGGATCATggttcaataaaaaaaaaaaggatggtcATATTTTCTATTAAGAGGACCTGTATTGTCTCAGGATGGTGGAATAATTTTGACCCACTTGTGATCAACGACTAATTTAACTATCGACTAATTTGTCTATGCTCGAAATTAATTTCAATTATGCCAATTATTTGCTAAGTTGGGTTGGATTCATCAATATTATTAGTTTTTCAAGAGGGCGAAACCATGTAAATCGAATCTATGACAGAATAATTCACGGGAGAGACAACGATTTGGAAACAAAATAGCTCTTAAAATCTCTTTTTATTCTTTGTTGTCGAATGTTCCACCGTTACTTGTTGCATTATGCTGGCCCTATCCAATAAATTTAGTATATCATCATTTACGTGCTGTTTCACGCCCTTTGCCTGTAATAATTTATAAAAGACATTATTATCATGTGGAGATCATAGGAGCAGGAAATACCAAGACTAGTTAGGTACTAACACCAAATTATTAAGGTAACGTGATCATTTGAATTGCCTTCATGTTCTAATGGGACACTATGACCAATCCTATCAAGTGATTTTAATGTCTTATCCTTCTGatttgcttttttttcctaTGGCGCAAATTGCCATGATATGAAGTAGAAGGATCTTGGAGTAAAGCCCTAAGGTAAACAACTAgaagagcaagaaaaatgcagatCAGAAATGAACCAAATATATCTTAGGATGGTTTTTTTTTCCGCAACGATAGAATTCCTATAGTTTAATATAACCGAATCTAGCGAGAAGGGCAAGGGAGGACTGATGTGATAATCTagggagagggggagggggagggagacTGATGTGAGTAGAGACTCCATCAATTAAGGCCAATTAAGGCCGCCACATATAGTGACAACACCACCAAGACTGACGGTGACCACCAAGCCAAAGGCCTAGTGGCATCTTAGGATGGCTAAAATGGACTATTTAAAAATCGTAGCTGACAACTTGTACTGGAAGATCACTATATAAGCCAGGCAAATGTGTGAAAACATGGTAcagaaagggagaaaaaaaaagaaggaagaagccTATTAGCTGAAAATACAGTTACAGAGAAACCGACGGGAATTGAATATACGGATGCAAGAGACACCTCCGTGAATCTAAGAGAAGCCACATTAAGTGGCAATTTTTTGATAAGAGTCAAGATTTGAACCTTTGACCTCCAACCCTATAAAAAACATGTGAAGGTCAATCATTCTAGAAATAGTTGGTTACAAAGGTTATCATAGTTGGTAAAGTGTTTCCCTTGCTAATGCACCCTTGTATTTGTTCTTGTGTCCCAGTTAACCTtgttaacttataattcacttaaagattaaagaaaaaagaatgcaTTAGATCTTTTGAGTGTCTAATGGGCTATATGGCCACCTCCAAAGCAGTTGCCATTGTTTTACTATTAAGAGGAAATTTGAGTTAATTATCTACTGATACAATTTTGCATGTCTTGTGCTTGTAAGTAGACTTCTTTGTTCTATATAAAATACCAGAATGGGAGAAGGAAAACTACCTGCCATTGCATGACTGAAAGCTGAAAAGCAGAAAGTAGATAAGAATGGGAGATATTTCTTAAGAATCAAGTGTACAAAGTTGTGAGCTAGACGCTATCCAACATGCACATTGACAGTATATTATGAAGAACAAATCTGGAGAGAAGGGTAGTGAAGACAAAGCACCAATAATAAagaggaggagaagaagaaggttCATTATGAGAAAACTACTAggagccaaaaaagaaaaaaagacagAAGATGCAGATGATGGCAAATCGGAAGCTTCATTATGAGCTTGTCTTGATGTAATGGGGACCGATAAGAAGAAATTAAGGATTTAAGAATACCCAACCCACACGCCTAATAGTTCAAATCACCATGGACCATCAGAGGGGCTAGAATTTTCTAGTGATGAGGAAAGAAATGACCTTTGTTGGCCTTTTCTCAAAGAGTTTGATGAGAATCTTAAAAAGTTTGTGTCCAAAATAGATTAGTAAACCAATCAAAATTTAGTTAGTCACCGAAGTTTGGAAGCTTCTCCTCCATCAACTTCCAAAGTTGCCGCCACGGCACTTGCTCCTGCTAACATATTGTACGATATGGCACACCACCGCCATAGCCCCCACCATCCACCATTTGTTTCTGTTTACCTCATCAACAATGTTGACACTAGTGAAAATGACTAGAAGTAAAATGGAGAACAAAATTTTACTTGCAACCAAACTTAAATGCATGTGGgttcttgatcatgggactgaagGGTCTACGAGTTGCCTATTCATTCAACCATTTTGCTTCCCAAATTTGACTAAACCTTACCACCTATCAACATATATAGTGGACCATTATGCTACTTGTAATCATGAACATATCCATCTTATCTATGGTGCTTTGATGCAATTCACTCCTCAAACCTCAATTGTTTCAAGGGAATCAACTTTGTGGCCCACCAGACACTCAATAAGTCAGTTAATTATCTGTGTAGTGTGGCATCAACCACCACCAAAAATGTGCTCCAAACCTTAGAGCAGAGTATGATTGTAGCTTGATAATGGAGGTGAAGTCTGGTCACATGGAATAGAGGGCTTGATGGAGAAATTATTGTACTTCTTTAACCTACATATGTTAGTAGTAATTATTTAAGACTGAGATAATAGGAGGTGAAGTTTGTTTATTAGTCCCTCCTCCATACAACCAAATATTTAGAATTGTTCATACCTAGAAACTGAGATCCAACTAGTATATATCAGCAGCTCCAGATTTGGAGATGGCACACACTCTGTGATTTGCTATTGCTACATTAATAGGCTGAGTTTGTATAACAGGGgtggattttctttttttacatgTATACGTTTGGGAGGATTGGGAGAAAACTGTATCAAAACAGCAGTAGACATAAAACCATAGAACAGCAGAGGAAAAAACATATTCTGCTGAGAGATTTGTCAGCCTGCATCACTTGCCTTCTCATCCTCGGAGTGCTACCACCTGACAGATGAAATGAATTTGGGTATGAATAGGCCTGTGGGTTCCCAAACATCCTAGTAAGAACCATTTCCCCAAGCATCGTGACCAATGGATGATACGTGTTCGGTCTCATTGTGCCACTGGAAAACTGAGGGTAAGATTGTGGTGGTTGTGTGTAACTTAGTCGGTGAAGCTGTGGAACTGCTCGTGAGATATTCGGCGTTGTGGGTAATGGCAGCATACTTCCACATTTTGGGCTTGGTGGCCTTTGCGGGATGACTATGCCTAGTTGTCCCGCTTTTGCTTCGGAAGGCTTTGTAGCGAGTCCCCTACCATAGAGAGGAATTACACTTTCTTCAGATAGTTCAGCCTTGCAGACAGGACATTGTGGCTGTTGGAGGTTGCAATTTTCAGAAGGCATGCTCTGAAAATGGATCCATTTGTAGATGCAGGGCCAACAATAGAGGTGGCCACAGAACGTGACGACAGGATCTCGTGCGCAACCCAGGCAAATGTTACAGTCCAAACCCCCCGAAGGATTATCTTCCAGCTCATCCGGTGAATGGGATTTGCACTTTGTCAATGAAATGTCATCTCGATCGAAGTTGTTTTCAACTGCTGGCTCTTGGAAATACTCCTCCATTACTATTTGCTTTTCTTGTCAAGTAAAATTTTGATACTATTACCTTAAAACAAAAGGGCAGAAATAAAGATGGTTAGATTCAACCGCTCACAACAACAAGAAGTTGCAAATTTCTATTATTTCTGATAAACTATATGCATAAATATCTGCCAAGGTAAAAGTGTTATTCAACATCAAAAGCATGAACGGGTTTGGACACTAATTCCATGGTTAAAGCTTCACAATCCCACTCATTATGATCTTAATTTATGTCCTCATCCAAAAGGTATCAGAAGCAGAGACTGAAAGAGGTTACCATCCATCATAGGGCGTTTCAATTTGACTGAATTATTTAAGTAATCCAATCGAACAGAACGTTGAACAATGCTGCCATTTAGCTATTACAATACATAGCTTATAGTAATAATACAATATTGCACAGGTTGCGTACAAGTAGCCGGTCCTGGCTGGGCAAGGGACCACTTGAAAACCATGACCTACCAGTTCAGAAAGTAAATAAGAAACAATTTCCCATTGATATAATGGTATACATCAGCTACTCTAATTGTTAAATATGCAAACCACCCAAAATTCAAAGAAACTTCCGATTGAACTATATTATTGCTCTAATAGCTAACCACAATCTTCTACAAGGTTTTTTGATAGCAGAGCCTATCCGGTTATCAAGATCACCTATTTTTCATCCTTTCTTAGCTCTATCATACAAAATAACATATCAGGAAGTTTCAAAAATCAGATTAACTACTCTTCTATCTCTACCTTTGAAAACATATTTAGATGGACAAAAAGGAGATCACGGGTTTTTGCACTACAGGTAGGTGAGACTTTGGTTGGAAATTAATTTTGCGACATAAACATCCTATCACGTTCTAAGAAACTTTACCACTAACCTTCTACTCAACTACCCAACTTATTTCATAATAAATAGGTGAACAAACAGTGGACAAGGAACAATTAGCACCTCAAGGATAAAACAGTTAATATCACCCACAGAATGAAGTCCTGAACATTGATTGTGAAGATTGATAAACATATTTCTAGAAGATGTTGCAAGAGCCACAACTCAATCAACTGCTCCATATCATCTTCTTTGCACCATTTAGTCCAGAAGACTATCCAAACTAAAGGAGTGTAAGCAAAAAAACACATCCACTTGTGGTACAAGAGAAACTCAATACTCAGATATAGGATGTGATTGATTAACACAAGATTCAATAGTGAGATTCAGGTATTCATTGTACCCAAGAGACAATCAAGACTCTCTGAAAGATATATTCTTCAAAGATCTGGTCAAATAATAAAACAAACCCTtgaaaaatatcaaaaagaGAAGGATTTCTATGGTCcttgttggaaaaaaaaggaagaagaacaaAAGATAATACTTCATATTGGGGGAAAAAGGGGTGGTGAACTGAAAGGCACCATATGCCGAAAATGAAAACTGAAAAACCCAGAAAGAAAATTGTTAAGGTCATTTTTGAGGCATATAAGGACCGCCAAGAAAGGTACAAATTAAGGTGCTCAGAATTCATCGTCAAAGCTTGGACGGTAGCATGATAAGGGGTCCTCTAACTTGCAGCTGGAACATCCATTTGGTAAAACACTGCATCTAGAAAGTGGCACTAAATACTAGAAGGATTCACCCATCTCAGTAGAGATGGGCAAGAATTGAGAGATTTCGCCATCTCTACCCCACAGATGCAAATTGTGGTACAATTCAGAACTCACAAGAAGGAATACTTCATTAAGCACATCAAACTCTAACAAGATTCACCTGGAAATCATAAGGTGAACTGATAAGAATCAAAACCCCATAGCTTTGATCTCAAATACACAAGACAAGAGTGTTCTCGCACAATTTAAATTGCGAAACATACCCaattcttcttcctcccctttCCCCCAACACCCCCAATACCAAGTCCAAAAAAAAGCACTCACAATATACAAGAATTTCATCATCCAGGACTATTCTCATCAATAAAGAAAACAAACGAAATCAAGATGTAAATACCAAATGCCGAAAAAATATTGGTACGAAACGCAGTGCTTAAATTATACCAAAAATTTGAACTTCGTCTACCAAGTTTCAAGCTTTATTCAATGTAACCATGAATCATAATCCACCAAAATTTG of Coffea arabica cultivar ET-39 chromosome 5c, Coffea Arabica ET-39 HiFi, whole genome shotgun sequence contains these proteins:
- the LOC113688968 gene encoding E3 ubiquitin-protein ligase RMA1H1, with product MEEYFQEPAVENNFDRDDISLTKCKSHSPDELEDNPSGGLDCNICLGCARDPVVTFCGHLYCWPCIYKWIHFQSMPSENCNLQQPQCPVCKAELSEESVIPLYGRGLATKPSEAKAGQLGIVIPQRPPSPKCGSMLPLPTTPNISRAVPQLHRLSYTQPPQSYPQFSSGTMRPNTYHPLVTMLGEMVLTRMFGNPQAYSYPNSFHLSGGSTPRMRRQVMQADKSLSRICFFLCCSMVLCLLLF